Proteins co-encoded in one Vidua chalybeata isolate OUT-0048 chromosome 18, bVidCha1 merged haplotype, whole genome shotgun sequence genomic window:
- the SLC7A4 gene encoding cationic amino acid transporter 4, which yields MARWLPRSTDLTRFCQKLNRVKTLEDDMMETSFNRCLSTIDLTLLGIGGMVGSGLYVLTGTVAKEIAGPAVIVSFIIAGFASLLAALCYAEFGARVPKTGSAYMFTYVSVGEIWAFLIGWNVLLEYMIGGAAVARAWSGYLDSIFNHKIKNFTETHVGAWQVPFLARYPDFLAAAILLVATAFISFGAKVSSWLNHVFSAISMGVILFILIMGFVLAQPKNWSTQEGGFAPYGLSGIMAGTATCFYAFVGFDVIAASSEEARNPQRAVPRAIAFSLGLATGAYILVSVVLTLMVPWHTLDPDSALADAFYRRGYAWAGFLVAAGSICAMNTVLLSNLFSLPRIVYAMAEDGLFFQVFSRVHPRTQVPVVGIVVFGLLMALLALIFDLEALVQFLSIGTLLAYTFVAASIIVLRFQQQKGDVPAPAASGRPNPELHEGPSEGELKEYESFSDKLQLVDRDKSKEQREPGQLKAAFEPYLEFLRDFFPGEVVTVAVVTLMVSAICLCSILVFGNTHLHLPTWSYSLLLVLFSLGFLLSLLLIWAHEQQHSTRTFQIPLVPLSPALSIILNIYLMLKLSYMTWLRFAVWLLLGLLVYFGYGIWHSKENLREPRPQHVSARYVVFPGGSLEERVQAVQPSSQPATGLPDTDTDDCKR from the exons ATGGCAAGATGGCTGCCCCGCTCCACTGACCTGACCCGCTTCTGCCAGAAGCTCAACCGGGTGAAGACCCTGGAGGACGACATGATGGAGACATCCTTTAACAGATGCCTTTCCACCATCGACTTGACGCTCCTGGGCATCGGGGGCATGGTGGGCTCTGGGCTGTACGTCCTCACAGGCACTGTGGCCAAGGAGATCGCTGGCCCTGCCGTCATCGTCTCCTTCATCATCGCCGGCTTTGCTTCActcctggctgctctctgctATGCCGAGTTTGGAGCCCGCGTGCCCAAGACAGGCTCTGCCTACATGTTCACCTACGTGTCCGTGGGTGAAATCTGGGCTTTCCTTATCGGTTGGAATGTGCTGCTGGAGTACATGATCGGGGGGGCCGCAGTGGCCAGGGCCTGGAGCGGCTATCTGGACTCCATCTTTAACCACAAGATCAAGAACTTCACCGAGACCCATGTGGGTGCCTGGCAGGTGCCATTCCTGGCCCGCTATCCAGACTTCCTGGCGGCTGCCATCCTGCTGGTAGCCACTGCCTTCATCTCCTTTGGGGCCAAAGTGTCCTCCTGGCTCAACCACGTCTTCTCAGCCATCAGCATGGGCGTCATCCTCTTCATCCTCATTATGGGCTTTGTCCTCGCACAGCCCAAGAACTGGAGCACCCAGGAGGGTGGCTTTGCCCCATATGGGCTGTCGGGCATcatggctggcacagccacctGCTTCTATGCCTTTGTGGGCTTTGATGTCATCGCAGCCTCCAGTGAAGAGGCCAGGAACCCACagagggctgtccccagggccattGCTTTCTCCTTGGGGCTGGCCACCGGTGCCTATATCCTGGTGTCAGTTGTGCTGACACTGATGGTGCCCTGGCACACGCTGGACCCTGACTCTGCCCTAGCTGATGCGTTCTACAGGAGGGGCTACGCCTGGGCAGGGTTTCTGGTGGCTGCTGGCTCCATCTGTG CAATGAACACAGTTCTATTGAGCAACCTCTTCTCCCTGCCACGCATCGTCTACGCCATGGCCGAGGATGGGCTCTTCTTTCAGGTCTTCTCCCGAGTGCACCCCCGCACACAGGTGCCCGTGGTTGGCATCGTGGTCTTCGGGCTGCTTATGGCCCTGCTGGCTCTCATCTTTGACCTAGAGGCCCTGGTGCAGTTCCTGTCCATCGGCACTCTGCTGGCCTACACCTTTGTGGCCGCCAGCATCATCGTCCTGCgcttccagcagcagaaagggGATGTCCCCGCACCAGCGGCCAGTGGCCGGCCCAACCCTGAGCTCCATGAGGGCCCGTCTGAGGGCGAGCTGAAAGAGTACGAGTCCTTCTCTGACAAGCTGCAGCTGGTGGACAGGGACAAGAGCAAAGAGCAGCGGGAGCCGGGGCAGCTGAAGGCAGCTTTTGAACCCTACCTGGAGTTCCTCAGAGACTTCTTCCCAGGTGAGGTGGTCACAGTGGCCGTGGTGACCTTGATGGTGTCTGCCATCTGCCTCTGCTCCATCTTAGTGTTTGGCAACACCCACCTCCACCTGCCCACCTGGAGCTACTCCCTACTGCTGGTCCTCTTCAGTCTGGGCTTCTtgctcagcctcctcctcatcTGGGCACacgagcagcagcacagcacccGGACCTTCCAG ATCCCCCTGGTacccctctccccagccctgagcatcATCCTCAATATCTACCTGATGCTGAAGCTCAGTTACATGACATGGCTCCGCTTCGCTGTCTGGCTTCTCTTAG gcttGCTCGTCTACTTTGGCTATGGCATCTGGCACAGCAAGGAGAACCTGCGGGAGCCACGGCCCCAGCACGTCAGCGCCCGCTATGTGGTGTTCCCTGGTGGAAGCCTGGAGGAGAGGGTGCAAGCagtccagcccagctcccagcctgccacTGGGCTGCCAGACACCGACACCGATGACTGCAAGAGATGA